A genome region from Lucilia cuprina isolate Lc7/37 chromosome 3, ASM2204524v1, whole genome shotgun sequence includes the following:
- the LOC124419101 gene encoding uncharacterized protein LOC124419101, whose amino-acid sequence MSRRESFLSTNTTATRISTATATKTAAPVTLWNGAQYAASSKELELLRSEYGLDTRMLEKKLVPRYKLYHKPQVSCKNKLVNSPLARKKVNSNNNTKKSTSFSSTTTKTTTTSNSAGSSSDWILCYNDSKENFHPWSGLGENCEKRFGQFDLVPWRKYRSNLDLLALNDYSSAPLNISAKSLTRLEKLELKQNRRQLKRANLKASQARLRRFVRVRLIFSIELRHKRMELLKQTALRPRVFEQKVSLNECDVAEYERILFNAHSSVEDHLGYFSKRGLGGSPDDASSPGVSKKSGLNLKPVEHMNFTTSETDSSYDSLNAPTPVEMLLKNNQVPCVKCRDIAIKLR is encoded by the coding sequence ATGTCTCGCCGTGAGAGTTTTCTATCTACcaatacaacagcaacaagaatCTCTACAGCAACGGCAACGAAAACAGCGGCACCGGTAACATTGTGGAATGGTGCTCAGTATGCAGCCTCATCAAAAGAATTGGAATTATTACGTAGCGAATATGGTTTAGATACACGCATGTTGGAAAAGAAATTGGTGCCGCGCTATAAACTCTATCATAAACCTCAAGttagttgtaaaaataaattagttaattCGCCATTGGCTCGCAAGAAAGTCAACTCCAACAACAATACTAAGAAATCTACTTCATTTTCTTCCACAACCACCAAGACAACTACTACCTCCAACTCTGCTGGTTCTTCTTCCGATTGGATTTTGTGTTATAACGATTCAAAGGAAAACTTCCATCCCTGGTCTGGTTTAGgtgaaaattgtgaaaaacgTTTTGGTCAATTTGATTTAGTACCCTGGCGTAAATATCGTTCGAATTTAGATTTACTGGCCTTAAATGATTATAGTTCAGCACCTTTAAATATCAGTGCCAAATCTTTAACACGTTTAGAAAAACTAGAACTCAAACAAAATCGTCGTCAGCTAAAACGGGCCAATCTTAAGGCATCTCAAGCTCGTTTACGTAGATTTGTGCGTGTGCGTTTAATATTTTCCATAGAACTGCGACACAAAAGAATGGAACTACTTAAGCAGACCGCTCTAAGACCTCGGGTATTTGAACAAAAAGTTTCCCTAAATGAATGTGATGTAGCGGAATATGAGCGTATACTATTCAATGCTCATTCTAGTGTAGAGGATCATTTGGGTTATTTTAGTAAACGTGGCCTAGGAGGTTCCCCAGATGATGCCTCCTCACCGGGGGTGTCGAAAAAATCTGGTCTTAATTTAAAACCGGTAGAACATATGAATTTTACTACTAGTGAAACAGATTCTTCATATGACTCGTTAAATGCTCCAACACCTGTGGAAATGTTGCTTAAAAATAATCAAGTGCCATGTGTTAAATGTCGCGATATTGCCATTAAATTAaggtaa
- the LOC111677724 gene encoding DExH-box ATP-dependent RNA helicase DExH1 gives MSTNTKKHRQKAAGIDGGGSSRNQRESHKMPESERLPLQLKISDFLAGSEDEIVFKGLSNIQRKYMHQFAARLGLKSQSYGSKNNRELHVRRRKRLTTLGDVRPLNMSAATRAVLKSLLPTIQTQLVTNQVIVQSNPNASHRYRNLRSDSISVALGPRMIPPRAQRISNELFRDKQELPIYHYQGELHQMLKQHNVFIINGETGSGKTTQVPQYILNEATRRNRPCRIVVTQPRRVAAVSVAHRVAKERGEPLGETVGYQIRMESRVKKTSNLIYTTSGCFLRSIMADVRDLFRKVSHVIIDEIHERDKNTDFTLITIKEQLKLNKDLKVILMSATMDIQLLSNYFDNCPVLNVPGQGYDVKIYHLEDILFHTGYRTALMEKYLRSMQEAFPTPTSMFSDNVLETMMSRTTADRLEDEYMQQVLDSLIEQCCESVEIRSKEELNEMFDQIQYYIESEGMSINAGHSETGLTPLMAACKCNMPEFVQFLILRQANVGIRDHDGYEAIDYARLHADGLCLQILMGSTNCVERVKQQEELSQQDKEKHRILAAYQQQFNDDNEVDHDLILSLLEGLYRNGHSGAIMVFLPGYNDIVQQRDLIQSTLPSGTYKLCILHGHMDSKDQFEALQRHPVRKIILSTNIGQTSITIPDLAYIIDSGKVKMNTYDSITESSQLQAIWISQADACQRSGRAGRTQNGVCYRLYSKAKYQFMPQFSIPEFMRIPLTEICLYAKTLEPKCGVQTYLQKSLNPPSTLSIQNAVRKLKILGVFRDDESVTELGKHLVDIPLDVQLGKCLLYGVFLKCYDPILTICAYHSVKDPFILPTDRSAQGQASFQRKSFSGQSFSDQMGILSLHKSYMEVRHNPRKVREFCNKYFLSHSAMEMFCATRKQINDVIKNMFNINYMDKMFNNDWHMIQLCLVAGFYPNVALIDRKALKLVCGAEKQLLLQRTSSLNPPGKKHLKEFINQLPHDWIVFYEKSRITNTCTINMNTVVPSLMIALQCGLDCDIIKNVGTEEDDSDEEELECNDDIDTDSDSQHSLQLTSNTATNNTTNSHSSSSSHSSNILNDFEVLQQKLSTTLKNISLNNDNCKTIMSLDNWIKFDIQSGDAKLLLLMRIALHTQFLAFLKTGPNAATSSAAFCIQKLLNTLHSSHAATFKMTV, from the exons ATGTCAACAAATACGAAAAAACATCGTCAGAAAGCAGCCGGCATTGATGGAGGCGGCTCCAGCAGGAATCAACGCGAAAGCCATAAAATGCCCGAAAGTGAACGTTTACcattacaattgaaaatttctgattttctGGCCGGCAGTGAGGATGAAATTGTCTTTAAAGGCCTCTCTAATATACAACGCAAGTATATGCATCAGTTTGCCGCACGACTAGGCCTAAAGTCTCAAAGCTATGGCAGTAAAAATAATCGCGAGTTACATGTACGTCGACGTAAACGCCTGACAACTTTGGGCGATGTTCGTCCTCTAAATATGTCAGCTGCCACTAGAGCAGTGCTAAAGAGTCTTCTGCCAACAATACAAACACAACTGGTAACCAATCAGGTTATTGTTCAATCAAATCCTAATGCATCACATCGATATAGAAATTTACGCAGTGATTCAATATCGGTTGCCTTGGGCCCGCGTATGATTCCTCCAAGAGCTCAACGCATTAGCAATGAACTGTTTCGGGATAAACAGGAATTGCCTATATATCATTATCAAGGAGAGTTGCATCAGATGTTAAAGCAACATAAT gtttttataataaatggtGAAACTGGTTCTGGCAAAACTACACAAGTTCCTCAATACATATTAAATGAAGCTACACGACGTAATCGACCATGTCGCATAGTAGTGACACAACCCCGAAGAGTAGCAGCAGTATCGGTAGCACATCGTGTAGCAAAAGAAAGAGGTGAACCTTTAGGAGAAACTGTAGGCTACCAAATACGCATGGAAA GTCGCGTTAAAAAGACTTCCAATTTAATCTACACAACATCAGGCTGCTTTTTACGTTCCATAATGGCCGATGTACGTGATCTCTTCCGCAAGGTCTCACATGTTATAATCGATGAAATCCATGAACGTGATAAAAATACAGATTTTACATTGATCACCATAAAGGAACAGTTAAAGCTAAATAAAGATCTCAAAGTGATACTTATGTCGGCCACTATGGACATACAATTATTATCAAACTATTTTGATAATTGTCCAGTGTTAAATGTACCCGGTCAGGGGTATGATGTTAAGATATATCATTTAGAGGATATACTCTTTCATACGGGCTATCGTACGGCTCTTATGGAGAAATATTTACGTTCAATGCAGGAAGCCTTTCCCACACCCACCTCCATGTTTAGCGACAACGTATTGGAGACTATGATGAGTCGTACGACTGCTGATCGTTTGGAGGATGAGTATATGCAACAGGTGTTGGATTCTTTAATAGAACAATGTTGCGAAAGTGTGGAAATACGATCGAAAGAGGAGCTAAATGAAATGTTTGATCAGATCCAGTACTATATAGAAAGTGAGGGCATGTCTATAAATGCAGGACATTCAGAAACGGGTTTAACGCCTTTAATGGCGGCCTGTAAATGTAATATGCCCGAATTTGTACAGTTTTTAATATTGCGTCAGGCAAACGTTGGCATACGTGATCATGATGGTTATGAGGCCATTGATTATGCTCGTCTTCATGCTGACGGTTTATGTTTGCAAATCTTAATGGGCTCTACTAATTGTGTGGAGCGTGTTAAACAACAGGAAGAATTGAGCCAACAGGATAAGGAAAAACATCGCATTTTGGCAGCCTATCAGCAACAATTCAATGATGACAATGAGGTGGATCATGATTTAATTTTGTCCTTACTGGAGGGCTTGTATAGAAATGGTCATAGTGGCGCTATTATGGTATTTTTGCCTGGTTACAATGATATCGTACAGCAAAGGGACTTAATACAGAGCACTTTACCGTCTGGCACTTATAAACTTTGTATTCTACACGGTCACATGGATTCCAAAGATCAATTTGAGGCCTTACAACGGCATCCAGTGCGCAAGATTATATTGTCCACAAACATAGGACAAACTTCTATAACAATACCGGATTTAGCCTATATCATAGATTCGGGTAAGGTGAAAATGAACACCTATGATTCTATAACAGAGTCATCACAACTTCAAGCGATTTGGATATCACAAGCTGATGCCTGCCAGCGTTCGGGCAGAGCTGGTCGTACACAAAATGGTGTTTGTTATCGTTTATATTCCAAGGCAAAGTATCAGTTTATGCCACAATTCAGCATACCGGAGTTTATGCGCATTCCCTTGACGGAAATATGTCTCTATGCTAAGACATTAGAACCGAAGTGTGGAGTACAAACGTATTTACAGAAGTCTTTAAATCCACCCTCTACACTAAGTATACAAAATGcagtaagaaaattaaaaattctggGAGTTTTTCGTGATGATGAATCGGTAACTGAATTGGGTAAACATTTGGTGGATATACCACTCGATGTTCAACTAGGCAAATGTTTGTTGTAtggtgtatttttaaaatgctaCGATCCCATATTAACCATATGTGCTTATCATTCGGTCAAAGATCCATTTATATTGCCAACTGATCGCTCGGCCCAGGGTCAGGCCTCGTTTCAACGTAAATCATTTTCTGGCCAATCGTTTAGTGATCAAATGGGTATTTTATCTTTGCACAAATCCTACATGGAAGTCAGACACAATCCCCGTAAAGTAagagaattttgtaataaatatttcctatcGCACTCGGCCATGGAAATGTTTTGCGCCACACGTAAACAAATTAACGATGTCATCaagaatatgtttaatattaactacatggataaaatgtttaataatgatTGGCATATGATACAGTTGTGCCTGGTGGCTGGATTTTATCCGAATGTAGCTTTAATTGATCGCAAGGCATTAAAGTTGGTGTGTGGCGCTGAAAAGCAATTGCTTTTACAAAGAACCTCTTCCCTTAATCCACCGGGTAAGAAACatcttaaagaatttattaaccAACTGCCGCATGATTGGATAGTGTTCTATGAAAAGTCGCGCATAACAAACACCTGTACCATTAATATGAACACTGTGGTACCCTCTCTCATGATTGCCTTACAGTGTGGCCTGGATTGTGATATAATCAAAAATGTGGGCACTGAGGAGGATGACAGCGATGAAGAGGAGCTCGAGTGTAATGATGATATTGACACCGACTCAGACTCTCAGCACTCACTGCAGCTAACTTCCAATACAGCCACCAACAACACCACAAATTCACACTCCTCCTCCTCTTCACattcttcaaatattttaaatgattttgaagTTTTACAGCAGAAATTGTCGACAACTTTAAAAAACATATCTCTTAATAATGACAACTGTAAAACTATTATGTCACTTGATAACTGGATTAAATTTGATATACAATCCGGTGATGCTAAACTGCTGCTGCTCATGCGCATTGCTTTGCATACACAATTTTTAGCGTTTTTAAAAACTGGCCCCAATGCTGCAACTTCGTCGGCAGCATTTTGCATACAAAAGTTATTGAATACATTGCATTCTTCTCATGCAGCTACATTTAAAATGACAGTTTAA
- the LOC111677723 gene encoding mitochondrial import inner membrane translocase subunit Tim13, with amino-acid sequence MSGMSNLSANEKGELMDQVKQQIAVANAQELLTKMTEKCFNKCINKPGVSLDSSEQKCISMCMDRFMDSWNLVSRTYGNRLQREQNKI; translated from the exons atgtcggGCATGTCAAATCTATCGGCCAATGAAAAAGGCGAATTAATGGATCAAGTTAAACAACAAATTGCCGTAGCAAATGCACAGGAACTCTTGACG aaaatgactgaaaaatgttttaacaagTGCATTAATAAACCCGGTGTATCATTGGATTCTTCGGAACAG aaaTGCATTTCCATGTGTATGGATCGGTTTATGGATTCATGGAATTTAGTCTCACGTACTTATGGCAATCGTTTACAAcgtgaacaaaataaaatctag
- the LOC111677727 gene encoding uncharacterized protein C9orf85 homolog produces the protein MSTQRGNASRTRAQKHKNRHVFKNDLHDKTPLQKRLNTLHISEVCQHCKGVIEWKIKYKKYKPLSQPKTCTKCSQKKIRKAYHVLCRECALEAKVCAKCLKSAEEVEIEPPQPTPEEELKLKVEMERLIKSFPERKRRAFLRYMDKGKKEKESLEGEGEENGEKVGENSENTVEGDEANAEKAKPKTRVPHTRDELLLKIEQLKLKDDDDDDYDDFDSDDEDFDDDDCSEEEDFSDE, from the coding sequence ATGAGTACCCAGCGTGGTAATGCATCCCGTACTCGtgctcaaaaacataaaaatcgtCATGTTTTCAAAAATGATCTACACGACAAGACTCCACTACAGAAACGTCTCAATACCCTGCACATTTCGGAAGTGTGTCAACATTGTAAAGGTGTCATAGAATggaaaatcaaatacaaaaagtaTAAGCCTCTCTCACAACCTAAAACATGTACAAAATGTTCCCAGAAAAAGATACGCAAGGCGTATCATGTTCTTTGCCGTGAATGTGCTCTGGAAGCAAAAGTATGCGCTAAATGTCTAAAAAGTGCTGAAGAGGTGGAGATAGAACCACCACAACCCACACCCGAAGAAGAATTGAAACTTAAGGTAGAAATGGAAAGACTTATTAAATCTTTTCCCGAAAGAAAACGTCGTGCCTTTTTGCGTTACATGGACAAGGGTAAGAAGGAAAAAGAAAGTTTGGAAGGTGAGGGAGAAGAAAATGGTGAGAAGGTTGGCGAAAATTCAGAAAACACTGTGGAAGGAGATGAGGCTAATGCCGAAAAGGCAAAACCCAAAACCCGAGTTCCTCATACCAGAGATGAACTGCTGCTAAAGATTGAGCAGTTGAAACTTaaagacgatgatgatgatgattatgatgattttGATTCGGATGATGAGGACTTCGATGATGATGATTGTAGTGAGGAAGAGGATTTTAGTGATGAATAA